Genomic DNA from Catellatospora sp. TT07R-123:
GACACGGCGCGCGATCCGGACGAGATCACCGTCGCCGAGGAGCTGGCGCGCCGGTGCGCGCTGGCGCTGGACAACGCCGCGATCCACGCCGAGCGGCAGGGCGTGGCGCACACGCTCCAGCAGGCGCTGCTGCCGACGCGGCTGCCGGTGATCCCGGGGCTGGGCCTGGGCGCGGAGTACGTGCCCGCCGGGCGCGGCGCGGAGGTCGGCGGCGACCTGTACGACATCATGCCGATGCCCGACGGCCGCTGGCTGGCGGTGATGGGCGACGTGTCCGGCAAGGGCGTGCCCGCCGCCGCCGCGACCGGCCTGGTCCGCGAGGTGCTGCGGCTGCTGGTCGGCGAGGGGCGGCCGCTGGAGTCCGTGCTGGCGACCCTGAACACGACACTGAGCGACCGCTCCGAACGCTACTGCACCCTGGCGCTGGCCGAGGTCGACCTGCCGGAGCGCGACGGCGGGGTGCCGGTGACGCTGTACCTGGCCGGGCACGACAGGCCGCTGCTGCTGCACGCCGACGGGCAGGTGGAGCAGGTCGGCGACTGGGGCACCGCGCTGGGGCTGATCAGCCCGGTGATCTGCCAGCCCACCCTGCTGGTGCTGCGGCCCGGCGAGACGCTGGTGTTCTTCACCGACGGGGTGACCGAGCGCCGCAGCGGCACCGAGTTCTTCGGGACGCGGCGGCTGGCGCAGCGGCTGACGTACCTGGCCGGGCACCCGGCCGACGTGATCGCGACGCGGCTGCGGATGGCGGCGCTGGAGTTCTCCGGCGAACCGGCCCGCGACGACATGGCCATCATGGCGATCCGCAACGACGCGGTCTGATCAGCCGGCGTCGCGCCGATCAGCTGGCGTCGCGGCCCACCGTCGCCCAGACCACCTTGCCGCCGGGCACCGCGATGATCCCCCAGCACGACGCCAGCGCCGCCACCAGCAGCAGCCCGTGGCTGTCGCGGGAGCGCCCCTGCGGCGGGGGCGGCAGCCGCGGGTCGTGGTCGTGCACCGCCACGTGCACGTCGCGGTGGTCGCCGCGCAGTTCGAAGGTGAACTCGGTGCGGGCGTGGCGCACCGCGTTGGAGACCAGCTCGCTACAGATCTGGCGCAGCAGCTGGTGCGCCGGGGCGGGCACGTCCCACAGCACGCAGCTGTCGGCCAGCATGTCGCGGGCTTCGGCGGGTGCCTGCGGGTCGGGACTGAGCCCCTGCACCCGCAGCCGGGCCGGTTCGGTCCGCTGGGCCCGCAGCAGGGCGTCGGCGCGGTCGGCGCACAGCGCCGGACGGTCGGCCTCAGGCAGGGCGTGCAGCGCGTCGGACAGCGGACCGCGCTGGCCGTACAGCGTGACCGAGCAGCCGGGCCAGGCGGCGGCCTGCCGGGTGATGTCGGTGAAGAGTGCGACCGGCCCGGCGGTCAGTTCGAGCCCGGACAGGTCCACCAGCAGCGCCTGCGGCCGCGCGGCGAGCTCGCCGCTCAGGAAGGCCAGGGCGTCGGCCGTCCCGCCGGGGTGGAGCTCGCCGTCCAGCCTGGCCGTGGCCGCCGGACCGCCACGCTCGACCGCGCAGCGCAATCGGCTCTCGCCAAGGCCTGTCCGCTTTCGCATAACGCCCGCCCCGCGTCCGTCTGCCAGGTCCGCCGCCCGGGTCCCTCATCGCCGCGCACCAGGGCGGCGGTGGGTCCACGTTCACACACATGGACCTCTTGCAGATCAGATTCCCCCGGCGTAGAGCGGGTTAAACCACCCGGCCTACTCGTCGGGGTCGACGATCGACCGGAAGCGGTAGATCCACGGCGGATCGCCCAGGGGGTTGGCCTCAAGCAGGTAGACGGCTTCCCACGGGACCTCGGCGCGCATCGGGTCGCCGGGCTCGTAGCCGCTGGGCAGCAGGATCGAGAAGGTCGCGGGCGGGTCGGCGGCCGAGTCGACCTCGATCTCCCGGGTCACCTCGGCGGCACCGTGTACGAACTTCGCGGCGATCTTCTCCACCCGTACAGCGTGCCTTCCACAGCGGACGGAACGGGGCCAGATCGACGAAACCGCACGTGTCAGGCGGTGCCGGGACGGGTAATCCAGCACGGAGAGCCACCCACCGAAGGGACGTCCGCCATGTCCGACGCGAACCCCTCCCACGACGTGGTCGACCACCTGCGCGCGCAGCACCACCAGATCAGCGAGGTGCTCGCCCAGCTCCGGTCGGCGCCCAGCATCGCCCGGGGCGAGCTGTTCGAGCAGCTGGTGAGCTTCCTGGCGGTGCACGAGCAGGCCGAGCGGCAGGTCGTGGCGCCGTACCTGGACTGGCAGGTGCCGCTGGTGCCGGGCTGGCGCCCGATGCTGGCCGAGCTGGCGCGCGGCGGGATCGCCGACCCGGGGTTCCGGCCCCGGCTGGAGGCGCTGTGCGGCACGTTCGCCGAGCACACGGCGTACGTCGAGCGCGAGGAGTTCGCCCGGCTGCGGCGTACCGTCCCGGGCGACCTCCTGCGCCGCCTCGCCGAGCAGCTCTAGCACCCGGTGCGGGTCAGCGGCCGGACGAGATGTCGTTGCGCGACAGGGCGCTGGACTCCCTTGCCTCGCCCGCGCGGGCCCGTTCCTTGTTGACGGTCTGGGCGGCGATCTCCTCGGCCACCTTCTCGGACTTGCCGCGCTCCTCGGCGCTGGCCTTGATGTGCTCGTACTGGCGTTCGCGTTTGTTGCTCCAGGCGCGCTGCGGCATGGCCGCCTCCTCTCCTCGCACCTCTCGCCGTGAGGTTGCCCGCGACGTGCCCGGATCAAACGCGCACCGGCCGCGAGCAGGCGCAACGCTTCGGTTCGGGCGGCGTTGAGCAGGGCAGCGCCCGGCGATCATGCGGGCACCCGTACTCGTCCGAGGAGCAGCCGTGCCGCACCAGTTCCGCCTGCACCGGGTGGCGCCGACCCTGGCCGCCGTGACGGCCGTGGCCACCGCGGTCCTGGGCCTGACTTTGAGTACGCGGGCAGCGGGCGGGCCCGGCCCGGACGCGGGCGGCGAGGGCTGGGCCGGCGCCGGGATGCCGGAGGCGCCCGCGGGCCGGATGCTGCTGGGGGCGCCGGGTGGCTATCCCGTCACCGGCATCGACGTGTCCAACCACCAGCAGGACATCGACTGGAAGAAGGTCGCCGACAAGGGCGCGAAGTTCGCGTACGCGAAGGCGACCGAGGGCACCCACTTCGACGACGCCGAGTACCGCGACAACCTCAGCGGGGCCAAGCGCAACGGGGTGTACTTCGGGGCGTACCACTTCGCCCGCCCCGACGAGGGCGGCGGCCGGTCCCAGGCCGACTACTTCCTGGACCGGGCGCAGTACACCAACGACGGGCACACGCTGCCGCCGATGCTGGACATCGAGTGGCCGTACAAGTGGAAGGGCAAGTACGTCGCCGACTCGCCGTGCTGGGGCAAGAGCAAGAGCGACCTGGTCAAGTGGATCCGCGACTTCACCGAGCGGGTCCGCGAGCGCACCGGCAGCGCGACGATGATCTACACCAACCCGAACTGGTGGAACCCGTGCACGGGCAAGAGCACCGCGTTCGGGCGGCACTACCTGTTCGTCTCCAGCTACACCGACAAGGTCAGCGGGCTGCCGGCGGGCTGGGACCACTGGACGCTGTGGCAGTACGCCAACCACGGCAAGCTGCCCGGTGACCAGAACGTGTTCAACGGCTCGCTGTCGGAGCTCGCGGCGCTGGCCAGCAACCCGATGGGCCCGATGCCGAAGCTGGTGGTCGGCGACTGGGACGGCGACGGCACGATGACCGCGGGCCTGGTCACCCCGTCCGGCGAGCACTGGCGCTGGCGGCTGACCAACCAGAGGGGCACCGCGCCGGTCGCGGCGGGCGGCGCCGACCCGCTGCTCACCCCGGACCTGGACTTCGAGTACGGCGACGTCGAGAAGGCCCCGATCGTGGGCGACTGGGACGGCGACGGCACCTGGACCCCGGGCACGGTCGACAGCGAGGGCAAGCGGCACGACTACTACCTGGCCAACGGCTTCCGTCCGGGCCCGTCCGACGTCCACGTCGGGTTCGGCGACATCGAGGACGTGCCGCTGGTCGGCGACTGGGACGGCAACGGCACGTTCACGCCCGGCACGGCCGACGCCGACGGCAAGCGGCACGACTGGAAGTTCACCAACTCGCTGGTCGACCCGAAGACCGAGGTCAAGCTGTCGGTCGGCGACGCGGAGAAGACGCCGGTCGTGGGCGACTGGGACGGCAACGGGACCTGGACGCCGGGCACCGTCGACAACGACGGCGAACGGCACGACTATTACCTGGTCAACTCGCTGACCGCAACGACGGCCGAGATCCACCTCGGCTTCGGCGACGTGTACACGGTGCCGCTGGTCGGCGACTGGGACGGCGACGGGAAGTTCTCCGTGGGCGCGGTCGACGCCTCCGGCACCGCCATGCGCTGGCTGCTGTCGAACAACCTGCTCGGCGGCGACCTGCCCGACCTGGCCTTCCGGTACGGCGAGACCGGCATCCTGCCCGACCCGCAGCCCTCGCCCAGCCCGTCCCCCAGTGCCTCCCCCAGCGGCACGCCGAGCGCCTCGCCCAGCCCGGCGTCGGCCTCCAAGCCGATCCCGTCGGCCGGGCCGGGGTCGCCGTCGCCGAGCACGTCGCCGAGTGCCAAGCCGGTGCTCAACCAGCGGCCCGTGGTGCCGAAAATGTGAACCAAACCCCGAAATCGATCGGAAACGCACGATACATTCGGGTCAGCGGTGAGGAGGGCCCGGCCTGCCCTCGGGAGCGAGGCACGATGAGCGGATTCGGGGTTCACTCAGAGGTCGGCACCCTGCGGAAAGTGCTGGTGCACCGCCCTGACCTGGCGCTGCGTCGGCTCACCCCGTCCAACCGGAGCGAGCTGCTCTTCGACGACGTGCTGTGGGTGGAGCAGGCGCAGGCCGAGCACGACCAGTTCGTGGCCGAGCTGCGCGGGCGGGGCGTGGAGGTGTTCCTGCTGCACGACCTGCTGTCGGAGGCGCTGGGGCAGCCGGGGGCGCGGCAGTGGGTGATGGAGCACGTCGTCAGCCCGTACACGGTGGGGCCTTCGA
This window encodes:
- a CDS encoding PP2C family protein-serine/threonine phosphatase; the protein is MPVASTGISAVDELLRVEIELDEAGGLGGFAGALVQTLTRLTGADGARVTVDHGDGRGPRRLVGTGRPGTGLSLFQRVPVSRPWTAELLLSAPDEPDVRTLTLLAAQRLGMALEHQRLRDTDVRHRTWLNFLAEVSELLAQSLDLSLTLALIPRLVVPRLGTWCTLHRVSGKRLELSASAHADEERSGWLEEAGEELTQLMQAPNVNAAMRAGQHVPLPSPVTGLAIPMFSRGQWLGVLGIGREPDTARDPDEITVAEELARRCALALDNAAIHAERQGVAHTLQQALLPTRLPVIPGLGLGAEYVPAGRGAEVGGDLYDIMPMPDGRWLAVMGDVSGKGVPAAAATGLVREVLRLLVGEGRPLESVLATLNTTLSDRSERYCTLALAEVDLPERDGGVPVTLYLAGHDRPLLLHADGQVEQVGDWGTALGLISPVICQPTLLVLRPGETLVFFTDGVTERRSGTEFFGTRRLAQRLTYLAGHPADVIATRLRMAALEFSGEPARDDMAIMAIRNDAV
- a CDS encoding ATP-binding protein, translating into MRKRTGLGESRLRCAVERGGPAATARLDGELHPGGTADALAFLSGELAARPQALLVDLSGLELTAGPVALFTDITRQAAAWPGCSVTLYGQRGPLSDALHALPEADRPALCADRADALLRAQRTEPARLRVQGLSPDPQAPAEARDMLADSCVLWDVPAPAHQLLRQICSELVSNAVRHARTEFTFELRGDHRDVHVAVHDHDPRLPPPPQGRSRDSHGLLLVAALASCWGIIAVPGGKVVWATVGRDAS
- a CDS encoding hemerythrin domain-containing protein; its protein translation is MSDANPSHDVVDHLRAQHHQISEVLAQLRSAPSIARGELFEQLVSFLAVHEQAERQVVAPYLDWQVPLVPGWRPMLAELARGGIADPGFRPRLEALCGTFAEHTAYVEREEFARLRRTVPGDLLRRLAEQL
- a CDS encoding GH25 family lysozyme, which encodes MPHQFRLHRVAPTLAAVTAVATAVLGLTLSTRAAGGPGPDAGGEGWAGAGMPEAPAGRMLLGAPGGYPVTGIDVSNHQQDIDWKKVADKGAKFAYAKATEGTHFDDAEYRDNLSGAKRNGVYFGAYHFARPDEGGGRSQADYFLDRAQYTNDGHTLPPMLDIEWPYKWKGKYVADSPCWGKSKSDLVKWIRDFTERVRERTGSATMIYTNPNWWNPCTGKSTAFGRHYLFVSSYTDKVSGLPAGWDHWTLWQYANHGKLPGDQNVFNGSLSELAALASNPMGPMPKLVVGDWDGDGTMTAGLVTPSGEHWRWRLTNQRGTAPVAAGGADPLLTPDLDFEYGDVEKAPIVGDWDGDGTWTPGTVDSEGKRHDYYLANGFRPGPSDVHVGFGDIEDVPLVGDWDGNGTFTPGTADADGKRHDWKFTNSLVDPKTEVKLSVGDAEKTPVVGDWDGNGTWTPGTVDNDGERHDYYLVNSLTATTAEIHLGFGDVYTVPLVGDWDGDGKFSVGAVDASGTAMRWLLSNNLLGGDLPDLAFRYGETGILPDPQPSPSPSPSASPSGTPSASPSPASASKPIPSAGPGSPSPSTSPSAKPVLNQRPVVPKM